A DNA window from Porites lutea chromosome 6, jaPorLute2.1, whole genome shotgun sequence contains the following coding sequences:
- the LOC140940394 gene encoding anoctamin-4-like isoform X1, protein MAKPVSYIKTPEDEDVTLEMVEPSIKPKSDGDGAVGLYFERSGSKKKIDYVLVYERCQEKEDEDEESRAKSEKLEEMRKAFETSLDKAGLLVERVERTCSKDPKVKRHFVLLHAPWEVLAKRAEAMRLKLPFQENDIVFKSWAEERIGNERMQSLRRRNPLVVHDPTFEGKGSFFMANFKEAKLTKFLNYQNRDELFDDVDRIYIVQQICYNARFAEGSHGVGLRKMIYEGAYVAGYPLHSGPVDLEREEQPTNDRQRLKRDWARFGRWFKFQPYGEIKDYFGSEIALYFAWLGFYTAMLVPLAIIGFVVFLYGIGSSASHIPVKDVCDSNNTGKWIMCPLCDKQCSYWDLASSTCLYARITHFFDNDWTVGLALIASVWATLFLEFWKRRQASLAQEWHTDDFEEEEEPLRPEYSATVTTLKKNEITGKMEPYVPKAQLYSRLAGVVSIIIFMIFLVIAAVVGVVVYRAAVFASLSGNNDRSIQTRAKIITSATAALLNLVAINLLKFVYSKLAVWLTDWENPPTRTDYQDSFTWKMYLFQFVNTYASIFYIAFFKSGMVVGTPSRYKRVAGSYRLDSCSEQGCFLELCVQLLIIMVGQQVIGNITEVAIPSIMFWFNSRKEVKEGLPQYQRDFDLSPPGDHCMFWEYLEVVLQYGFVTMFVAAFPLGPLFALLNSVVEVRVDAINFVCQFRRPDSTRAQDIGAWYRILEGVTKLSVLVNAFVLAFTSEYIPKLIYKMKYAPDHDEPGGGTLQGYIDNSLALITTAYIEQQEPGTKPDDPLENLRSLGSPYDNKTITTCRYSGYFESFPPYKQNKQYWQVIAGRLAFVFVFQFTVYVITSFIAWLVPDVPKNLELKEKREKHLTKLTFKKKGYSNNDNDHYNQTDNDML, encoded by the exons ATGGCGAAGCCAGTTTCGTATATAAAGACTCCGGAGGATGAAGATGTCACTCTTGAAATGGTCGAGCCCTCGATTAAGCCTAAAAGTGACGGCGACGGGGCCGTTGGATTGTACTTTGAACGCAGTGGATCGAAGAAGAAAATTGATTATGTCCTTGTGTACGAGCGCTGCCAAGAAAAagaggatgaagatgaagaatCCAGGGCCAAGTCAGAAAAGCTTGAAGAAATGAGGAAAGCGTTTGAAACTAGCCTTGACAAAGCTGGTTTACTGGTCGAACGTGTGGAGCGTACTTGCTCTAAG gATCCCAAAGTTAAACGCCATTTTGTACTTCTTCATGCCCCGTGGGAAGTGCTGGCCAAGAGAGCGGAAGCGATGCGTTTGAAACTTCCTTTTCAAGAAAACGATATTGTATTCAAATCTTGGGCAGAGGAGAGGATTGGAAATGAGAGGATGCAGTCATTAAGAAGACGAAACCCTCTTGTCGTTCATGACCCCACCTTCGAAGGGAAAGGAAGCTTCTTTATGGCTAACTTTAAGGAAGCAAAGCTAACCAAGTTTTTGAACTATCAAAACAGAGACGAGTTGTTTGACGATGTTGATCGAATCTACATCGTGCAACAGATTTGTTACAACGCTCGGTTCGCTGAGGGGTCTCATGGCGTTGGACTAAGGAAGATGATCTATGAAGGTGCCTACGTTGCGGGATATCCACTTCATTCTGGTCCTGTTGATCTGGAACGCGAGGAACAGCCGACTAATGATCGTCAGCGGCTGAAGCGTGACTGGGCCAGGTTTGGAAGATGGTTCAAATTTCAGCCATACGGTGAAATCAAGGATTACTTTGGAAGTGAGATAGCCTTGTATTTTGCTTGGCTTGGGTTCTACACGGCCATGCTTGTACCCCTTGCCATCATTGGCTTTGTTGTATTCCTTTACGGAATCGGATCGTCTGCCAGCCATATTCCAGTTAAAGATGTTTGTGACAGCAACAACACAGGAAAGTGGATCATGTGTCCATTATGTGATAAACAGTGTAGTTACTGGGATTTAGCTTCAAGTACGTGCCTTTACGCAAGGATAACACATTTCTTTGACAACGACTGGACTGTTGGACTTGCCTTGATTGCCTCAGTTTGGGCTACACTGTTCCTTGAGTTTTGGAAGCGTCGCCAAGCCTCATTAGCTCAGGAGTGGCACACTGATGACTTCGAAGAGGAAGAAGAGCCTTTGCGTCCCGAATACTCAGCTACAGTAACAACGCTTAAGAAGAATGAAATCACTGGCAAGATGGAACCATACGTTCCAAAAGCTCAACTTTACAGTCGTCTTGCTGGAGTGGTTAGCATCATCATCTTTATGATCTTCCTTGTCATCGCAGCTGTCGTTGGTGTCGTTGTTTACCGTGCTGCAGTGTTTGCCTCTCTGAGTGGAAACAATGATCGAAGTATTCAGACTCGTGCAAAGATCATCACTTCGGCTACAGCAGCTCTTCTCAATCTCGTTGCAATCAACCTCCTGAAGTTCGTGTACAGCAAACTGGCTGTGTGGCTGACTGACTGGGAGAATCCGCCAACTCGAACCGACTATCAAGACAGCTTCACCTGGAAGATGTACCTGTTCCAGTTTGTCAACACGTACGCATCCATTTTCTACATCGCCTTTTTTAAATCTGGAATGGTAGTTGGGACCCCAAGCAGATACAAGCGCGTTGCTGGAAGCTATCGTCTGGATAGCTGTAGTGAGCAAGGATGCTTTCTTGAGCTTTGTGTTCAGCTCCTTATCATTATGGTTGGACAGCAGGTCATAGGAAATATCACTGAAGTAGCCATCCC atCTATCATGTTTTGGTTTAACAGTCGAAAAGAGGTAAAGGAAGGCCTTCCACAATACCAACGCGATTTTGACTTGAGTCCACCAGGTGACCACTGCATGTTTTGGGAATATCTTGAAGTTG TTCTGCAATATGGATTTGTCACGATGTTCGTGGCCGCTTTTCCCCTGGGCCCTCTGTTCGCCCTTTTAAACTCCGTAGTTGAAGTTCGTGTGGATGCTATCAACTTTGTGTGTCAGTTCAGGAGACCAGACAGTACTCGCGCTCAAGACATTGGAGCTTGGTATCGCATCCTTGAAGGAGTAACAAAATTGTCAGTTCTAGTGAATGCCTTTGTCCTAGCCTTTACCTCCGAGTACATCCCTAAGCTTATATACAAGATGAAGTACGCGCCAGACCACGATGAGCCTGGTGGTGGAACGCTCCAAGGTTACATAGACAACAGCTTGGCGCTTATTACTACGGCCTATATCGAACAACAGGAGCCAGGGACAAAACCAGATGATCCCTTGGAAAATTTAAGATCGCTAGGGTCACCCTACGATAACAAGACCATTACAACCTGCAG GTACTCTGGTTACTTTGAAAGCTTTCCTCCGTACAAGCAGAACAAACAGTACTGGCAAGTGATCGCAGGTCGCCTCGCTTTCGTGTTCGTGTTTCAGTTTACAGTTTACGTCATCACCAGTTTCATTGCGTGGCTTGTCCCAGATGTTCCTAAAAACCTGGAGTTGAAGGAAAAGCGTGAAAAGCATCTTACCAAACTAACATTCAAGAAGAAAGGTTACAGCAATAATGACAACGATCATTACAATCAAACAGATAATGACATGCTGTAG
- the LOC140940394 gene encoding anoctamin-4-like isoform X2, whose amino-acid sequence MNIGSNRYSRLSQDEDGIELELKIEPRGIYFSDGMEPKRRIDYVLVFETNTESDSDDSEQKRLETQREVFEDNLRKEGLSIEYDELISSKDPKVKRHFVLLHAPWEVLAKRAEAMRLKLPFQENDIVFKSWAEERIGNERMQSLRRRNPLVVHDPTFEGKGSFFMANFKEAKLTKFLNYQNRDELFDDVDRIYIVQQICYNARFAEGSHGVGLRKMIYEGAYVAGYPLHSGPVDLEREEQPTNDRQRLKRDWARFGRWFKFQPYGEIKDYFGSEIALYFAWLGFYTAMLVPLAIIGFVVFLYGIGSSASHIPVKDVCDSNNTGKWIMCPLCDKQCSYWDLASSTCLYARITHFFDNDWTVGLALIASVWATLFLEFWKRRQASLAQEWHTDDFEEEEEPLRPEYSATVTTLKKNEITGKMEPYVPKAQLYSRLAGVVSIIIFMIFLVIAAVVGVVVYRAAVFASLSGNNDRSIQTRAKIITSATAALLNLVAINLLKFVYSKLAVWLTDWENPPTRTDYQDSFTWKMYLFQFVNTYASIFYIAFFKSGMVVGTPSRYKRVAGSYRLDSCSEQGCFLELCVQLLIIMVGQQVIGNITEVAIPSIMFWFNSRKEVKEGLPQYQRDFDLSPPGDHCMFWEYLEVVLQYGFVTMFVAAFPLGPLFALLNSVVEVRVDAINFVCQFRRPDSTRAQDIGAWYRILEGVTKLSVLVNAFVLAFTSEYIPKLIYKMKYAPDHDEPGGGTLQGYIDNSLALITTAYIEQQEPGTKPDDPLENLRSLGSPYDNKTITTCRYSGYFESFPPYKQNKQYWQVIAGRLAFVFVFQFTVYVITSFIAWLVPDVPKNLELKEKREKHLTKLTFKKKGYSNNDNDHYNQTDNDML is encoded by the exons ATGAATATAGGTTCTAACAGATACTCTAGATTAAGCCAAGATGAAGATGGTATTGAGTTGGAGCTAAAAATCGAGCCAAGGGGCATTTACTTTAGCGACGGTATGGAACCAAAGAGGCGTATCGACTATGTTTTAGTGTTCGAAACAAACACAGAAAGTGACTCTGATGACTCTGAACAAAAAAGACTAGAAACTCAGCGAGAAGTCTTTGAGGACAACTTGAGAAAGGAGGGTTTATCAATAGAATACGATGAATTAATTTCGTCCAAG gATCCCAAAGTTAAACGCCATTTTGTACTTCTTCATGCCCCGTGGGAAGTGCTGGCCAAGAGAGCGGAAGCGATGCGTTTGAAACTTCCTTTTCAAGAAAACGATATTGTATTCAAATCTTGGGCAGAGGAGAGGATTGGAAATGAGAGGATGCAGTCATTAAGAAGACGAAACCCTCTTGTCGTTCATGACCCCACCTTCGAAGGGAAAGGAAGCTTCTTTATGGCTAACTTTAAGGAAGCAAAGCTAACCAAGTTTTTGAACTATCAAAACAGAGACGAGTTGTTTGACGATGTTGATCGAATCTACATCGTGCAACAGATTTGTTACAACGCTCGGTTCGCTGAGGGGTCTCATGGCGTTGGACTAAGGAAGATGATCTATGAAGGTGCCTACGTTGCGGGATATCCACTTCATTCTGGTCCTGTTGATCTGGAACGCGAGGAACAGCCGACTAATGATCGTCAGCGGCTGAAGCGTGACTGGGCCAGGTTTGGAAGATGGTTCAAATTTCAGCCATACGGTGAAATCAAGGATTACTTTGGAAGTGAGATAGCCTTGTATTTTGCTTGGCTTGGGTTCTACACGGCCATGCTTGTACCCCTTGCCATCATTGGCTTTGTTGTATTCCTTTACGGAATCGGATCGTCTGCCAGCCATATTCCAGTTAAAGATGTTTGTGACAGCAACAACACAGGAAAGTGGATCATGTGTCCATTATGTGATAAACAGTGTAGTTACTGGGATTTAGCTTCAAGTACGTGCCTTTACGCAAGGATAACACATTTCTTTGACAACGACTGGACTGTTGGACTTGCCTTGATTGCCTCAGTTTGGGCTACACTGTTCCTTGAGTTTTGGAAGCGTCGCCAAGCCTCATTAGCTCAGGAGTGGCACACTGATGACTTCGAAGAGGAAGAAGAGCCTTTGCGTCCCGAATACTCAGCTACAGTAACAACGCTTAAGAAGAATGAAATCACTGGCAAGATGGAACCATACGTTCCAAAAGCTCAACTTTACAGTCGTCTTGCTGGAGTGGTTAGCATCATCATCTTTATGATCTTCCTTGTCATCGCAGCTGTCGTTGGTGTCGTTGTTTACCGTGCTGCAGTGTTTGCCTCTCTGAGTGGAAACAATGATCGAAGTATTCAGACTCGTGCAAAGATCATCACTTCGGCTACAGCAGCTCTTCTCAATCTCGTTGCAATCAACCTCCTGAAGTTCGTGTACAGCAAACTGGCTGTGTGGCTGACTGACTGGGAGAATCCGCCAACTCGAACCGACTATCAAGACAGCTTCACCTGGAAGATGTACCTGTTCCAGTTTGTCAACACGTACGCATCCATTTTCTACATCGCCTTTTTTAAATCTGGAATGGTAGTTGGGACCCCAAGCAGATACAAGCGCGTTGCTGGAAGCTATCGTCTGGATAGCTGTAGTGAGCAAGGATGCTTTCTTGAGCTTTGTGTTCAGCTCCTTATCATTATGGTTGGACAGCAGGTCATAGGAAATATCACTGAAGTAGCCATCCC atCTATCATGTTTTGGTTTAACAGTCGAAAAGAGGTAAAGGAAGGCCTTCCACAATACCAACGCGATTTTGACTTGAGTCCACCAGGTGACCACTGCATGTTTTGGGAATATCTTGAAGTTG TTCTGCAATATGGATTTGTCACGATGTTCGTGGCCGCTTTTCCCCTGGGCCCTCTGTTCGCCCTTTTAAACTCCGTAGTTGAAGTTCGTGTGGATGCTATCAACTTTGTGTGTCAGTTCAGGAGACCAGACAGTACTCGCGCTCAAGACATTGGAGCTTGGTATCGCATCCTTGAAGGAGTAACAAAATTGTCAGTTCTAGTGAATGCCTTTGTCCTAGCCTTTACCTCCGAGTACATCCCTAAGCTTATATACAAGATGAAGTACGCGCCAGACCACGATGAGCCTGGTGGTGGAACGCTCCAAGGTTACATAGACAACAGCTTGGCGCTTATTACTACGGCCTATATCGAACAACAGGAGCCAGGGACAAAACCAGATGATCCCTTGGAAAATTTAAGATCGCTAGGGTCACCCTACGATAACAAGACCATTACAACCTGCAG GTACTCTGGTTACTTTGAAAGCTTTCCTCCGTACAAGCAGAACAAACAGTACTGGCAAGTGATCGCAGGTCGCCTCGCTTTCGTGTTCGTGTTTCAGTTTACAGTTTACGTCATCACCAGTTTCATTGCGTGGCTTGTCCCAGATGTTCCTAAAAACCTGGAGTTGAAGGAAAAGCGTGAAAAGCATCTTACCAAACTAACATTCAAGAAGAAAGGTTACAGCAATAATGACAACGATCATTACAATCAAACAGATAATGACATGCTGTAG
- the LOC140941300 gene encoding anoctamin-3-like — protein MERGSYLKLDQIDQIEIELNEHVPAVSLVEPSEQSDFDGAQNKRIDYVLVHEITKDTKELDEEAAKAIRKFERWRYSFERSLENNLGLILQRKIVDIEDEPEKERHFTLIHAPWEVLVHSAEEMKLKVPIQVNDVVFSTWLEELIGYNRYEKLIRKNPFAVRDASIQEKPSFFMAKFIADHLEEFVNHEDKENFFSTMDRFYIVQQLLHFARFARGPDGVGLQKLLLEGVYIAVFPPHDGPDTTEVGKERAPENDRLRLKKDWARFGRSFKYQPYEAIKDYFGHEVGLYFSWLGFYTAMLVPLAILGFLIFIYGIATADSHIPVRDLCSEKNRGRWYMCPLCDKQCSFRNLAPNTCLYAYVTHFFDNDGTVFLAFAASIWATLFLEFWKRRQADLALKWHTKDLEKGEEPLRPEYKKNLPEEHLSLFRKNPDTGRIQPVTSRLKTYRRYGTVFAVVGFMILLVLGAVIGVIVYRAAVFAVLSSNRDSNIKKQARHITTVSAGILNLIAIMLLTKVYIKLATWLTDWENPPTESAYKDSFTWKMSLFQFVNNYSAIFYIAFFKSELIVGTPGRYRRILGKYRLDGCSEQGCFLELTIQLFIIMVGKQIFFNIFELAMPFFKLLKNRRKKNSPENAPQYEKDFDLTACEKHYMFWEYLEVVLHYGFVTMFVAAFPLGPLFALINAIIEIRVDAIKFLCYFRRPDVARVADIGAWYGVLEALTRASVVVNAFLLAFTSGFIPKLLYRVVYASDHHSSWGGSLKGYVNSSLAVIDLKTLYRWESGTQPEHPVENLNYTRDYCRYPGYFESTYPYSYSKQYWHLLAARLAFVFVFQFVVFTVTSFIAWVIPDTPDELKFQMEREKEIINSIFLRGHEYDIDFDDEEEEEDEPPFEDAKEEVDS, from the exons ATGGAAAGAGGATCCTATTTAAAACTAGACCAGATTGATCAAATAGAAATAGAGCTGAACGAGCATGTACCTGCAGTTTCGCTGGTCGAGCCAAGCGAACAAAGTGATTTTGATGGTGCGCAGAACAAACGAATAGATTACGTGCTTGTTCATGAAATCACGAAGGACACTAAAGAGTTGGATGAGGAGGCAGCCAAAGCGATCAGAAAGTTTGAACGCTGGAGATATTCCTTTGAAAGATCCCTCGAAAATAACCTTGGGTTAATTTTACAACGCAAGATCGTCGACATTGAAGAC GAGCCGGAAAAAGAGCGCCATTTTACTCTGATACATGCCCCATGGGAAGTCCTGGTACATAGCGCTGAGGAGATGAAGCTGAAAGTTCCCATCCAAGTAAATGACGTGGTTTTTTCAACTTGGCTAGAAGAACTTATCGGCTACAACAGGTATGAAAAGCTAATAAGAAAGAATCCATTTGCAGTACGTGATGCTTCTATTCAAGAAAAGCCAAGTTTCTTCATGGCCAAATTCATTGCGGACCACCTTGAAGAGTTTGTGAATCACGAGGACAAGGAGAACTTTTTCAGCACTATGGATCGATTTTATATAGTACAGCAACTGCTTCATTTTGCCCGCTTTGCAAGGGGGCCTGACGGAGTTGGGCTGCAGAAACTCCTCCTTGAAGGGGTCTATATCGCTGTGTTTCCACCACACGATGGACCAGATACAACTGAGGTAGGCAAAGAACGTGCACCAGAGAATGATCGACTGCGATTGAAGAAAGACTGGGCAAGGTTTGGAAGGAGCTTTAAGTACCAACCCTATGAAGCTATTAAAGATTACTTTGGGCACGAAGTAGGTCTTTACTTCTCTTGGCTTGGTTTCTACACAGCTATGTTGGTTCCTCTCGCCATTTTGGGTTTTCTTATCTTTATTTATGGAATTGCAACAGCTGATTCGCACATCCCCGTCCGCGATCTTTGCAGTGAAAAGAATAGAGGTCGCTGGTATATGTGTCCCCTGTGTGACAAACAGTGTAGCTTCCGGAATTTGGCACCTAACACTTGTCTTTACGCTTACGTCACTCATTTCTTTGATAATGATGGGACTGTGTTTCTGGCGTTTGCGGCTTCTATCTGGGCAACGCTCTTTCTCGAGTTCTGGAAACGACGGCAAGCAGATCTTGCGTTAAAATGGCACACGAAGGATCTCGAAAAAGGAGAAGAGCCACTTCGCCCTGAATATAAGAAGAATTTACCAGAAGAGCACTTGTCCTTGTTTAGAAAAAACCCCGACACTGGAAGAATACAACCGGTGACTTCCCGGCTCAAAACGTACCGTCGATACGGCACCGTCTTTGCTGTTGTTGGATTTATGATTCTCTTAGTCCTTGGAGCTGTCATTGGCGTTATAGTATACCGTGCCGCCGTATTTGCTGTCTTAAGCAGCAACCGTGACAGCAACATTAAAAAACAAGCTCGTCACATTACAACGGTATCAGCAGGCATTCTAAATCTTATTGCAATTATGCTGTTGACTAAGGTCTACATTAAGCTAGCAACCTGGCTGACAGATTGGGAAAACCCGCCTACGGAGTCCGCGTATAAGGACAGCTTCACGTGGAAGATGTCGTTATTCCAGTTTGTCAATAACTATTCCGCCATATTTTATATCGCATTCTTTAAGTCTGAGCTAATCGTGGGCACGCCAGGAAGATACAGAAGAATTCTGGGAAAGTATCGACTAGACGGCTGCAGTGAACAGGGGTGCTTTCTGGAACTTACCATTCAACTTTTTATCATTATGGTGGGGAAACAGATTTTCTTCAACATCTTTGAATTAGCAATGCC GTTCTTTAAGCTGCTAAAAAATCGGCGCAAGAAAAACAGTCCAGAAAATGCTCCTCAGTATGAAAAAGACTTTGATCTGACGGCTTGTGAAAAGCATTATATGTTTTGGGAGTACTTAGAAGTAG TCCTTCATTATGGATTTGTGACCATGTTCGTTGCTGCATTTCCCCTCGGCCCTCTATTTGCACTTATAAATGCCATCATTGAAATCCGCGTAGACGCCATAAAGTTCCTCTGCTACTTTCGACGTCCTGACGTTGCTCGCGTAGCTGACATAGGAGCATGGTACGGCGTGCTTGAGGCATTGACAAGGGCGTCGGTGGTTGTGAACGCTTTCCTGTTGGCTTTTACTTCCGGATTCATCCCTAAACTTCTTTACAGGGTAGTGTACGCAAGTGATCACCATTCAAGTTGGGGTGGTTCGCTTAAAGGATACGTCAACTCTTCTTTGGCAGTTATAGACTTGAAAACTCTCTATAGGTGGGAGAGTGGTACTCAGCCTGAACATCCCGTGGAGAACTTGAACTACACAAGAGACTACTGCAG GTATCCTGGTTACTTTGAAAGCACCTATCCATACAGCTACTCCAAGCAGTACTG